Proteins encoded by one window of Xanthomonas sp. DAR 80977:
- the hemL gene encoding glutamate-1-semialdehyde 2,1-aminomutase, whose amino-acid sequence MNHSRSQALFDQAQALIPGGVNSPVRAFKSVGGEPFFVQRADGPYLYDVDGNRYIDYVGSWGPMIAGHNHPAVREAVQRAIGDGLSFGAPCPAEVTMAQTITRLVPSCEMVRMVNSGTEATLSAVRLARGATGRSRIVKFEGCYHGHGDSFLVKAGSGMLTLGVPTSPGVPAGLSELTATLSYNDVEGATALFEQIGGEIAAVIIEPVVGNANCIPPRDGYLQHLRDLCTRHGALLIFDEVMTGFRVALGGAQAHYGVVPDLTTFGKIIGGGMPVGAYGGRADLMRQIAPSGPIYQAGTLSGNPVAMAAGLAMLELVQAPGFHQRLDAATAALCAGLEQAAAAAGVAVTTNQVGAMFGLFFTTEKVETYAQATACDTAAFNRFFHAMLERGVFLAPSAYEAGFLSSAHDDGVLEATLAAAREAFAVVASS is encoded by the coding sequence ATGAACCATTCCCGCTCGCAGGCCCTCTTCGACCAGGCGCAGGCGCTGATCCCCGGCGGCGTCAACTCGCCGGTCCGCGCCTTCAAGTCGGTGGGCGGCGAACCGTTCTTCGTGCAGCGCGCCGACGGCCCCTACCTGTACGACGTGGACGGCAACCGCTACATCGACTACGTCGGCTCGTGGGGCCCGATGATCGCCGGGCACAACCACCCGGCGGTGCGCGAGGCGGTGCAGCGCGCGATCGGCGACGGCCTGTCGTTCGGCGCGCCGTGCCCGGCCGAGGTGACGATGGCGCAGACCATCACCCGGCTGGTGCCCTCGTGCGAGATGGTGCGCATGGTCAACTCCGGGACCGAGGCCACGCTGTCGGCAGTGCGCCTGGCGCGCGGCGCCACCGGGCGCAGCCGCATCGTCAAGTTCGAAGGCTGCTACCACGGCCACGGCGACTCGTTCCTGGTCAAGGCCGGCAGCGGCATGCTGACCCTGGGCGTGCCGACCTCGCCGGGCGTGCCGGCCGGCCTGAGCGAACTCACCGCCACGCTCAGCTACAACGATGTCGAAGGCGCCACCGCGCTGTTCGAGCAGATCGGCGGCGAGATCGCCGCGGTCATCATCGAGCCGGTGGTCGGCAACGCCAACTGCATCCCGCCGCGCGACGGCTACCTGCAGCACCTGCGCGATCTGTGCACGCGGCACGGCGCGCTGCTGATCTTCGACGAGGTGATGACCGGCTTCCGCGTGGCCCTGGGCGGCGCGCAGGCGCACTACGGCGTGGTCCCGGACCTGACCACGTTCGGCAAGATCATCGGCGGCGGCATGCCGGTCGGCGCCTATGGCGGCCGCGCCGACCTGATGCGGCAGATCGCCCCGTCCGGGCCGATCTACCAGGCCGGCACGCTCAGCGGCAACCCGGTGGCGATGGCCGCCGGCCTGGCGATGCTGGAGCTGGTGCAGGCGCCGGGCTTCCACCAGCGCCTGGACGCGGCCACCGCCGCGCTGTGCGCCGGGCTGGAGCAGGCCGCCGCCGCCGCCGGCGTGGCGGTCACCACCAACCAGGTCGGGGCGATGTTCGGGCTGTTCTTCACCACCGAGAAGGTGGAGACCTACGCCCAGGCCACCGCCTGCGACACCGCCGCGTTCAACCGCTTCTTCCACGCCATGCTGGAGCGCGGCGTGTTCCTGGCGCCGTCGGCGTACGAGGCCGGCTTCCTGTCCAGCGCCCACGACGACGGCGTGCTGGAGGCCACCCTGGCCGCGGCGCGCGAGGCGTTCGCCGTGGTCGCCAGCAGCTGA
- a CDS encoding DUF192 domain-containing protein: protein MSLLRALFVLVLLTLSGCASAGDHWVELGGHRYQVELAQDDATRARGLMFRDQMDADHGMLFIHDREEPQAYWMKNTKIALDILYFDSQRKLVAQQRDVPPCSAGNACPPYPSNAPARYVLELNAGQAAQLKLQDGAELSFGPGIPKAR from the coding sequence ATGTCCCTGCTCCGCGCCCTGTTCGTCCTCGTCCTGCTGACCCTCAGCGGCTGCGCCAGCGCCGGCGACCATTGGGTGGAACTGGGCGGGCACCGCTACCAGGTCGAACTGGCCCAGGACGATGCCACCCGCGCGCGCGGGCTGATGTTCCGCGACCAGATGGACGCCGACCACGGCATGTTGTTCATCCATGACCGCGAGGAACCGCAGGCGTACTGGATGAAGAACACCAAGATCGCGCTGGACATCCTGTACTTCGACAGCCAGCGCAAGCTGGTGGCGCAGCAGCGCGACGTGCCGCCGTGCTCGGCCGGCAACGCCTGCCCGCCCTACCCCAGCAATGCGCCGGCGCGCTACGTGCTGGAACTCAACGCCGGCCAGGCCGCCCAGCTCAAGCTGCAGGACGGTGCCGAACTGAGCTTCGGCCCGGGCATCCCCAAGGCCCGCTGA
- a CDS encoding TonB-dependent receptor, whose amino-acid sequence MHRTIRRSALALALALAAGHAHAQSTTGSIVGSVPPGAGESSVLITNTSGFSREVKVDERGRYAQGNLPLGTYTVTLKRDGQVVETRENISLVVGAGTEVGFGGPAQTLDAVNVVAGNVARIDVASVDSRTVITAEQLAVLPLGRSAEAIALLAPGVVANSGGFDNGPLGGSLASFGGSAASENAYYLNGFNTTDPASSLGGLTLPYGAIDQQEIFTGGYGAQYGRSNGGVISQVGKRGSNEWHFGAAVIWQPDSLSARQSDLYFRKDSVYWDPSNAKYTAGNYMPLSETSADQTTYSAYVGGPLVQDRLFFFLALEQVDSSGTRVADARVTSGGISGSPWTRYDYKQTRAYAKIDWQISDNHSLEFTGAQDKARTNGNIYGYDYVEREVGSYKGREAKNEFGPTLFLGKYTGYFGDNVTLTALYGKESLPDKLTAIGYDAGNGPFLNSVANQNPAYTGGTAIGNTQTVSSITDPDREYKKDNLRLNLNWRLGAHSIDVGIDNQKSEAINIGSYSSGPGYAWTYGYTPDPYGLNSGGQVSGSVAEDGSIGVPSPGLADPTYGSTGYYVTQDIATNLYSYDAKQTAYYLEDHWQVTDKLLLSLGVRNDSFTNYTPFGQAYIELKNQWAPRLGFSWDVNGDSSLKVYGNIGRYYLGLPLSPAGLFTPAVSTSTYYTYSGINADGTPILATQLAPPVSANSRFGRLADVRTAVVEDIKGENQDELILGFTKLLPNDWVLGVRGTHRRLNDGIDDTNLDNSNAGLLAAAEAAGVDIDWAKNASAALVNPGKTNTYRVIGTDGQIHALTVTREQGGYPEFKRRYSALEFNLERPFDGRWYTKMSYVWSHSYGTTEGQLRSDLWRTGGALGSYRGQAATSTTQSWDHAALMENFNGNQSNDRRHQLKAYGFYQLTEEWGASANLSLISGAPRPCLGYYYGTNYDAGDRDPAGYANPSVTGGTYHFCYNPATGTGEPSPPGSHGNLGWVAQLDLGVSYKPRFAEGKLALSLDVFNVTNRQTVTNVYPFSELNPGEVNPLWNQAVAYQAPRSARVTLSYDF is encoded by the coding sequence ATGCACCGTACGATCCGCAGGAGCGCCCTGGCGCTCGCGTTGGCGCTTGCCGCCGGCCATGCCCATGCGCAGTCCACCACCGGCAGCATCGTCGGCAGCGTGCCGCCGGGCGCGGGCGAGAGCAGCGTGCTGATCACCAACACCAGCGGCTTCAGCCGCGAGGTCAAGGTGGACGAACGCGGCCGCTACGCGCAGGGCAACCTGCCGCTGGGCACCTACACGGTCACGCTCAAGCGCGACGGCCAGGTGGTGGAGACGCGCGAGAACATCAGCCTGGTGGTCGGCGCCGGCACCGAGGTCGGCTTCGGCGGCCCGGCGCAGACGCTGGATGCGGTCAACGTGGTGGCCGGCAACGTGGCCCGGATCGACGTGGCCAGCGTCGACAGCCGCACCGTGATCACCGCCGAGCAACTGGCGGTGCTGCCGCTGGGCCGCAGCGCCGAGGCCATCGCCTTGCTGGCGCCGGGCGTGGTCGCCAACAGCGGCGGTTTCGACAACGGCCCGCTCGGCGGTTCGCTGGCCAGCTTCGGCGGCTCGGCGGCAAGCGAGAACGCCTATTACCTCAATGGCTTCAACACCACCGACCCGGCCAGCAGCCTGGGCGGGCTGACCCTGCCGTACGGCGCGATCGACCAGCAGGAAATCTTCACCGGCGGCTATGGCGCGCAGTACGGCCGCTCCAATGGCGGCGTGATCAGCCAGGTCGGCAAGCGCGGCAGCAACGAATGGCACTTCGGCGCGGCGGTGATCTGGCAACCGGACAGCCTCAGCGCCAGGCAGAGCGACCTGTATTTCCGCAAGGACAGCGTGTACTGGGATCCGAGCAATGCCAAGTACACCGCCGGCAACTACATGCCGCTGAGCGAGACCAGCGCCGACCAGACCACCTACAGCGCCTATGTCGGCGGCCCGCTGGTGCAGGACCGGCTGTTCTTCTTCCTGGCCCTGGAGCAGGTCGATTCCAGCGGTACCCGCGTCGCCGACGCGCGCGTCACCTCCGGCGGCATCTCCGGTTCGCCGTGGACGCGCTACGACTACAAGCAGACCCGCGCCTACGCCAAGATCGACTGGCAGATCAGCGACAACCACTCGCTGGAATTCACCGGCGCGCAGGACAAGGCGCGCACCAACGGCAACATCTACGGCTACGACTACGTCGAGCGCGAGGTCGGCAGCTACAAGGGCCGCGAAGCCAAGAACGAGTTCGGCCCGACCCTGTTCCTGGGCAAGTACACCGGCTATTTCGGCGACAACGTCACCTTGACCGCGCTGTACGGCAAGGAGAGCCTGCCCGACAAGCTCACCGCGATCGGCTACGACGCCGGCAACGGTCCGTTCCTCAACAGCGTCGCCAACCAGAACCCGGCCTATACCGGCGGCACCGCGATCGGCAACACGCAGACGGTCAGCTCGATCACCGATCCGGACCGCGAGTACAAGAAGGACAACCTGCGCCTGAATCTCAACTGGCGCCTCGGCGCGCACAGCATCGATGTCGGCATCGACAACCAGAAGAGCGAGGCGATCAACATCGGCTCCTACAGTTCCGGCCCCGGCTACGCCTGGACCTACGGCTACACCCCGGACCCGTACGGATTGAACAGCGGCGGCCAGGTCAGCGGCTCGGTGGCCGAGGACGGCAGCATCGGCGTGCCCAGCCCGGGCCTGGCCGATCCCACCTACGGCAGCACCGGCTACTACGTCACCCAGGACATCGCCACCAACCTGTATTCCTACGACGCCAAGCAGACCGCGTACTACCTCGAAGACCACTGGCAGGTCACCGACAAACTGCTGCTCTCGCTGGGCGTGCGCAACGACAGCTTCACCAACTACACCCCGTTCGGCCAGGCCTACATCGAGCTGAAGAACCAGTGGGCGCCGCGGCTGGGCTTCAGCTGGGACGTCAACGGCGACTCCAGCCTGAAGGTGTACGGCAACATCGGCCGCTACTACCTCGGCCTGCCGCTGTCGCCCGCGGGCCTGTTCACCCCGGCGGTGTCCACCAGCACCTACTACACCTACAGCGGCATCAACGCCGACGGCACGCCGATCCTGGCCACCCAGCTGGCGCCGCCGGTGTCGGCCAACTCGCGCTTCGGCCGGCTCGCCGACGTGCGCACCGCGGTGGTCGAGGACATCAAGGGCGAGAACCAGGACGAGCTGATCCTCGGTTTCACCAAGCTGCTGCCCAACGACTGGGTGCTCGGCGTGCGCGGCACCCATCGCCGGCTCAACGACGGCATCGACGACACCAACCTGGACAACTCCAACGCCGGCCTGCTGGCCGCGGCGGAGGCGGCGGGCGTGGACATCGACTGGGCCAAGAACGCCAGCGCGGCGCTGGTCAATCCGGGCAAGACCAACACCTACCGGGTGATCGGCACCGACGGCCAGATCCACGCCTTGACCGTGACCCGCGAGCAGGGCGGCTACCCCGAATTCAAGCGCCGCTATTCAGCGCTGGAATTCAACCTGGAGCGTCCGTTCGACGGCCGCTGGTACACCAAGATGAGCTACGTGTGGTCGCACAGCTACGGCACCACCGAAGGCCAGTTGCGTTCGGACCTGTGGCGCACCGGCGGCGCGCTGGGCAGCTACCGGGGCCAGGCGGCGACCTCGACCACGCAGAGCTGGGACCATGCGGCGCTGATGGAGAACTTCAACGGCAACCAGTCCAACGACCGCCGCCACCAGCTCAAGGCGTACGGCTTCTACCAGCTGACCGAGGAGTGGGGCGCCTCGGCCAACCTCAGCCTGATTTCCGGCGCGCCGCGGCCATGCCTGGGCTACTACTACGGCACCAACTACGACGCTGGCGATCGCGACCCGGCCGGCTATGCCAATCCCAGCGTCACCGGCGGCACGTACCACTTCTGCTACAACCCGGCCACCGGCACCGGCGAGCCGTCGCCGCCGGGCTCGCACGGCAATCTGGGCTGGGTGGCGCAGCTCGACCTGGGCGTGAGCTACAAGCCGAGGTTCGCCGAGGGCAAGTTGGCGCTGAGCCTGGACGTGTTCAACGTCACCAACCGGCAGACGGTGACCAACGTCTATCCGTTCTCCGAGTTGAACCCGGGCGAAGTCAACCCGCTGTGGAACCAGGCGGTGGCGTACCAGGCACCGCGCTCGGCACGGGTGACGCTGAGCTACGACTTCTGA
- a CDS encoding EVE domain-containing protein, producing the protein MTARKRYWLMKSEPDAFSIDDLQRVGSEPWNGVRNYQARNFMRDGMKVGDGILFYHSNCKVPGIVGTATVASEAYPDVTQFDPTSDYHDPKATREQPRWYLVDVAFERKLARTIALDEIKQHTDALGEGFPLTARGNRLSVFPVSAAQWKLLLALE; encoded by the coding sequence ATGACCGCACGCAAGCGCTACTGGCTGATGAAGTCCGAACCGGACGCCTTCTCGATCGACGACCTGCAGCGGGTCGGCAGCGAACCCTGGAACGGGGTGCGCAACTACCAGGCGCGCAACTTCATGCGCGACGGCATGAAGGTCGGCGACGGCATCCTGTTCTACCACTCCAACTGCAAGGTGCCGGGCATCGTCGGCACGGCCACGGTGGCCAGCGAGGCGTATCCGGACGTCACCCAGTTCGATCCCACCTCCGACTACCACGACCCCAAGGCCACCCGCGAACAACCGCGCTGGTATCTGGTGGACGTGGCGTTCGAGCGCAAGCTCGCGCGCACCATCGCGCTGGACGAGATCAAGCAGCACACCGACGCGCTCGGCGAAGGCTTCCCGCTGACCGCGCGCGGCAACCGCCTGTCGGTATTCCCGGTCAGCGCCGCGCAGTGGAAGCTGCTGTTGGCGCTCGAGTAG
- a CDS encoding acyl-CoA thioesterase produces the protein MPSLAQIIDRFDPAAGFDVPASWRQGRTAFGGLSAALALQAALRTAPAAPPPLKSAHIWFVGPADATLRFEARLLRQGKSASSVAVDCLAGEQAALRAALLFAQPRPSRIAHDFMPARPAVCAPEAAAPIADSAVTPAFVANFEMRLAGGALPVSAAATPELLVWARHRDASGVDPSVALVALGDCLPPAAMACFTEPAPVSSMTWTLDFPQPASAGDWFLLRSASRHAADGYSLQDMQIWDEAGRLVLSGRQTVAIYA, from the coding sequence ATGCCCTCGCTCGCCCAGATCATCGACCGCTTCGACCCGGCGGCCGGATTCGACGTTCCCGCCAGCTGGCGGCAGGGACGCACCGCCTTCGGCGGGCTGTCCGCGGCGCTGGCGCTGCAGGCCGCGCTGCGCACCGCGCCGGCGGCGCCGCCGCCGCTGAAGTCGGCGCACATCTGGTTCGTCGGCCCGGCCGACGCCACGCTGCGCTTCGAGGCACGGCTGCTGCGCCAGGGCAAGTCCGCCAGCTCGGTCGCGGTCGATTGCCTGGCCGGCGAGCAGGCCGCGCTGCGCGCGGCGCTGCTGTTCGCGCAACCGCGGCCCAGCCGCATCGCCCACGACTTCATGCCGGCGCGGCCCGCGGTGTGCGCACCCGAGGCCGCGGCGCCGATCGCCGACAGCGCGGTCACCCCGGCGTTCGTCGCCAATTTCGAGATGCGCCTGGCCGGCGGCGCGCTGCCGGTGTCCGCGGCCGCCACCCCGGAGCTGCTGGTCTGGGCGCGCCATCGCGACGCCAGCGGGGTGGATCCGAGCGTGGCCCTGGTCGCGCTCGGCGACTGCCTGCCGCCGGCGGCGATGGCCTGCTTCACCGAACCGGCGCCGGTCAGCTCGATGACCTGGACCCTGGATTTCCCGCAGCCGGCCAGCGCCGGCGACTGGTTCCTGCTGCGTTCGGCCAGCCGCCACGCCGCCGACGGCTACTCGCTGCAGGACATGCAGATCTGGGACGAGGCCGGGCGGCTGGTGCTGTCGGGCCGGCAGACGGTGGCGATCTACGCGTGA
- a CDS encoding 5-formyltetrahydrofolate cyclo-ligase, giving the protein MTPDDRDSLRQQLRARRRALSAAERLAAADALAQRLLDLPFAPQHGHVAGYWAMDGEIALHRWQLSLPPGVQYCLPVLSGKTLRFAPWRPGQPLRANRYGIPEPDVAADATLAPERMALVVAPLVGFDAGGGRLGMGGGWYDRSFAFRQRQAPPPWLVGAAFAVQQLAALPVAAWDVALDAVCTDSLTLLTATDFPA; this is encoded by the coding sequence ATGACTCCCGACGACCGCGACTCACTGCGCCAGCAACTGCGCGCGCGCCGCCGCGCGCTCTCCGCGGCCGAACGCCTGGCCGCCGCCGACGCGCTGGCGCAGCGGCTGCTGGACTTGCCGTTCGCGCCGCAGCACGGCCACGTCGCCGGCTATTGGGCGATGGACGGGGAGATCGCGCTGCACCGCTGGCAACTGAGCCTGCCGCCCGGCGTGCAGTACTGCCTGCCGGTGCTCAGCGGCAAGACCCTGCGTTTCGCGCCGTGGCGCCCGGGGCAGCCGCTGCGCGCCAACCGCTACGGCATTCCCGAGCCGGACGTCGCCGCCGACGCGACGCTGGCGCCGGAGCGGATGGCGCTGGTGGTGGCGCCGCTGGTCGGCTTCGACGCCGGCGGCGGCCGCCTGGGCATGGGCGGCGGCTGGTATGATCGCAGCTTCGCGTTTCGCCAGCGGCAAGCGCCCCCGCCCTGGCTGGTCGGCGCCGCGTTCGCGGTGCAGCAGCTCGCGGCGCTGCCCGTCGCCGCCTGGGACGTGGCGCTGGACGCGGTCTGCACCGATTCCCTCACCCTCCTGACCGCGACCGATTTCCCCGCATGA
- a CDS encoding rubredoxin: MSDATATTYRTWMCVVCGFIYKELDGLPEEGIAPGTRWEDVPDTWTCPDCGVTKDDFEMVEMD, translated from the coding sequence ATGAGCGACGCCACTGCCACCACCTACCGCACCTGGATGTGCGTCGTCTGCGGCTTCATCTACAAGGAGCTCGACGGCCTGCCGGAAGAAGGCATCGCCCCCGGCACCCGCTGGGAAGACGTGCCCGACACCTGGACCTGCCCGGACTGCGGGGTGACCAAGGACGATTTCGAGATGGTGGAGATGGATTGA
- a CDS encoding TIGR02449 family protein, producing MDSPDALAQLRTLASRVETLVERCQRLADENRSLRQQQEQLIGERSQLLTKNEQARSRVEAMITRLKSLEQHT from the coding sequence ATGGACAGCCCCGACGCCCTCGCCCAGCTCCGCACCCTCGCCTCCCGCGTGGAAACGCTGGTCGAGCGCTGCCAGCGCCTCGCCGACGAGAACCGCAGCCTGCGCCAGCAGCAGGAGCAGTTGATCGGCGAGCGCTCGCAGCTGCTGACCAAGAACGAACAGGCGCGCTCGCGGGTCGAGGCGATGATCACCCGGCTCAAGTCGTTGGAGCAGCACACGTGA
- a CDS encoding cell division protein ZapA, with amino-acid sequence MSEPVSVRILDREYTVGVEAEERDSLLAAARLLDAKMREVRGSNRMAAVDRVAVLAALNLAHELQQLRDEQARRDGEMARTLADLNRRLDGVVDTAR; translated from the coding sequence GTGAGCGAACCGGTCAGCGTCCGCATCCTCGATCGCGAATACACCGTCGGCGTCGAGGCCGAAGAGCGCGACAGCCTGCTCGCCGCCGCGCGCCTGCTCGACGCGAAGATGCGCGAGGTGCGCGGCAGCAACCGCATGGCCGCGGTGGACCGGGTCGCGGTGCTGGCCGCGTTGAACCTGGCGCACGAACTGCAGCAACTGCGCGACGAGCAGGCGCGGCGCGATGGCGAGATGGCGCGCACGCTCGCCGACCTCAATCGCCGTCTCGACGGCGTGGTCGATACGGCGCGTTGA
- the thiE gene encoding thiamine phosphate synthase: MNASSPPRGVYLITPDEGDGERLLARVAPLLADGPIWLQYRNKRADAAQRLAQATALQALCAQAGVPLIVNDDVALAQAVGAAGVHLGEDDGDLAAARAALGAGALIGASCYDDLALARAAAAAGASYVAFGAFFPTRSKVTTRRAEPGLLRDAAPLGLPRVAIGGLTPDNGRALVAAGADLLAVISGVFDAADPRAALAAYRACFD; this comes from the coding sequence ATGAATGCATCATCGCCGCCCCGCGGCGTCTACCTGATCACCCCCGACGAAGGCGACGGCGAACGCCTGCTGGCGCGCGTGGCGCCGCTGCTCGCCGACGGCCCGATCTGGCTGCAGTACCGCAACAAGCGTGCCGACGCGGCGCAGCGCCTGGCCCAGGCGACGGCGCTGCAGGCGCTGTGCGCGCAGGCCGGGGTACCGCTGATCGTCAACGACGACGTGGCGCTGGCGCAGGCGGTCGGCGCCGCGGGCGTGCACCTGGGCGAGGACGACGGCGACCTGGCCGCCGCGCGCGCCGCGCTGGGTGCCGGTGCGCTGATCGGCGCCTCGTGCTACGACGACCTCGCCCTGGCCCGTGCCGCCGCCGCGGCCGGCGCCAGCTATGTGGCCTTCGGCGCGTTCTTCCCCACCCGCAGCAAAGTCACCACGCGCCGCGCCGAGCCCGGCCTGCTGCGCGACGCCGCGCCGTTGGGCCTGCCGCGGGTGGCGATCGGCGGGCTGACCCCGGACAACGGCCGCGCCCTGGTCGCTGCCGGAGCCGACCTGCTGGCGGTAATCAGCGGCGTGTTCGACGCCGCCGACCCGCGCGCCGCGCTGGCCGCCTATCGCGCCTGCTTCGACTGA
- a CDS encoding SirB1 family protein, which yields MNPTPLSGTPGLDRVAVCGQSWAMVDRLTLPSWNTLAALDDDALPLLATALLIARDEYPELDADHYDTLAQNHAEHLRHEVAMIEPWPLKMAAINRHLFEELGYSGNHDEYYDPRNSYMNEVFERRLGNPISLALVQMEVARRLDIPLDGVSFPGHFLVRLPVDDGLLVMDPFNGGRPLAVEELRERARPHLGGETPDDRALLQILDPAPHRAILTRVLRNLHGVYAERDEWDRAARSADRVLKLMPDQPEALRDRGLAYLQMDYVPGARRDLSRYLQLNPEANDVLPIRERLVELSARAQRMH from the coding sequence CTGAACCCGACACCGCTGTCGGGAACCCCCGGACTTGATCGCGTCGCAGTTTGCGGCCAGTCTTGGGCCATGGTGGACCGACTGACATTGCCGAGCTGGAATACCCTGGCCGCGCTGGACGACGACGCCCTGCCGCTGCTGGCCACCGCGCTGCTGATCGCCCGCGACGAGTATCCGGAACTGGATGCCGACCACTACGACACGCTGGCGCAGAACCATGCCGAGCACCTGCGTCACGAAGTGGCGATGATCGAGCCGTGGCCGCTGAAGATGGCCGCGATCAACCGCCACCTGTTCGAGGAACTCGGCTACAGCGGCAACCACGACGAGTATTACGACCCGCGCAACAGCTACATGAACGAGGTGTTCGAGCGCCGCCTGGGCAACCCGATCTCGCTGGCGCTGGTGCAGATGGAAGTGGCGCGGCGGCTGGACATTCCGCTCGACGGGGTGTCCTTCCCCGGGCATTTCCTGGTGCGCCTGCCGGTGGACGACGGCCTGCTGGTGATGGACCCGTTCAACGGCGGCCGCCCGCTGGCGGTGGAAGAGCTGCGCGAACGCGCGCGCCCGCATCTGGGCGGGGAGACCCCGGACGACCGCGCGCTGCTGCAGATCCTCGACCCGGCGCCGCACCGCGCGATCCTGACCCGGGTGCTGCGCAACCTGCACGGCGTCTACGCCGAACGCGACGAATGGGACCGCGCCGCGCGCAGCGCCGACCGAGTGCTCAAGCTGATGCCCGACCAGCCCGAGGCCCTGCGCGACCGCGGCCTGGCCTACCTGCAGATGGACTACGTCCCCGGCGCGCGCCGCGACCTGAGCCGCTACCTGCAACTGAACCCGGAAGCCAACGACGTGCTGCCGATCCGCGAACGCCTGGTGGAACTGAGCGCGCGCGCGCAGCGCATGCATTGA
- the rpiA gene encoding ribose-5-phosphate isomerase RpiA: protein MSESKRLAAEKAIEYVEDGMIVGVGTGSTVAYFIDALGRIGHRIKGAVSSSEQSTARLRQHGIEVLELNHTGNLSLYVDGADECDPNRCLIKGGGAALTREKIIAEASERFVCIIDPSKQVQTLGAFPLPIEVIPMARSLVAREILARTGGQPVWRDGVVTDNGNVVLDVHHLSITDPVALERELNQIPGVVCVGLFARRPADVVIVGGEPPRVL, encoded by the coding sequence ATGTCCGAAAGCAAACGCCTGGCCGCCGAGAAAGCCATCGAATACGTCGAGGACGGCATGATCGTCGGCGTCGGCACCGGCTCCACCGTGGCCTACTTCATCGACGCGCTCGGCCGCATCGGCCACCGCATCAAGGGCGCGGTGTCCAGCTCCGAGCAGAGCACCGCGCGCCTGCGCCAGCACGGCATCGAGGTGCTGGAACTGAACCACACCGGCAACCTGTCGCTGTACGTGGACGGCGCCGACGAGTGCGATCCGAACCGCTGCCTGATCAAGGGCGGCGGCGCCGCGCTGACCCGCGAGAAGATCATCGCCGAGGCCAGCGAGCGCTTCGTCTGCATCATCGACCCGAGCAAGCAGGTGCAGACGCTGGGCGCGTTCCCGCTGCCGATCGAGGTGATCCCGATGGCGCGCAGCCTGGTCGCGCGCGAGATCCTGGCGCGCACCGGCGGCCAGCCGGTGTGGCGCGACGGCGTGGTCACCGACAACGGCAACGTGGTGCTGGACGTGCACCACTTGTCGATCACCGACCCGGTGGCGCTGGAGCGCGAGCTCAACCAGATCCCCGGCGTGGTCTGCGTCGGCCTGTTCGCGCGCCGCCCGGCCGACGTGGTGATCGTCGGTGGCGAGCCGCCGCGCGTCCTGTAG